The Lucilia cuprina isolate Lc7/37 chromosome 5, ASM2204524v1, whole genome shotgun sequence genome includes a window with the following:
- the LOC111676687 gene encoding serine/arginine repetitive matrix protein 2 isoform X1 translates to MTESVTKDFDSVFVENAAEVAADTNISSSAVDLEVVNVVAAGNNGKNDIKVSEEGVVKLSFGFLDDMQGGDSSLEPGEVKTPPPGSSPATVKEHTPSRLAQERPEPPTKQLAKDTLAKALKTVSQLEAEACEEKVRAILELDAKRRKEEVEKRKLEAEKRRQSGETDLELERKRRAKEERKKLKKLKKAQKAADKALISGDEDNTETAQSKKRKMKKATESEESEGLCSSGAEDDDEHVSEKQGNILNSAIAIPSMPATRYPPHLPPPHILTEAFMGGFRPMNPFMRGPRPDFSHGRGGGFIPRGRGGMRGGRMPFQGFRPPFFAGVGNSGGAAPKFNVPHGSHGLQQRHHHHHHTPPPNRGHSPILPPSSDLLWTKCKPTLSYAFKYNKFHNAHSDTKPHSSNREPSEEDWNDDSPRADNEQKQDDDDYKHNQHEQIRKKDKKHKSLSKEKKKSKKHKTKEAKKSKRHRKSLSTSSLTAKHKKKSNKSSRRKIEKIRKSYGSSNRSTPTQQQQQEHSSEDTETTNVNLRDKLEKEQYPEKTLEEKMPNEEEIRNKVENIKKEKIETTELKIEDLTLKVKPLIIKVEPTEEGVEKVLEKAKESQVANKSDLPAAFDIFAESPPHTPGISILNKKPTQKKPAEEGNVTPPLPSLSENKLQKSSSLQNALEIQKRIDKLLQQDDIKLEAIEAAKEMLMKKTQKYQSTKEKSTPERELNKVMEQKTVEETNKIKITTTIQKEESSTAKEKPKAYKDKEPIKTSKDLDKEKEKPRDSSKQGEGKDVKHKDKSTISSKDKSKEEKKDEKKTKSYDKDKHHSEKDYEKDKTRKEVSSTYRNPFKRSISRDRFFGKIDSRRRTRTHSRERDFTAKRRLSKDHKRGDSSGYSSSRISSKRRISASSSVSIILNRSKSGERDVKGSLDSLNSKDRERKDKKREKTPELKTKRKRSLSPKRKNDKEKDSTAKSNQNDKTVTVDGKSTTPPPKSNKSQDRGQDKAALKETKKSKSPVKPAAKKRPLSFTQTEFLFPEEGNEDDFILGDDDETNDSFKNLKSPSDKEDSPDTDDYMDNWENDEDVDLDMNSNMPTDMSTPRKSSPDITEEDSFVTRYVNPSPPKELLQKQNETETKTKESEQKIEVDTLPLTPPLDLLKKPAVDLEHKELQEENSKQAKDSLEAKKPELFGMQELYDQFIKSVEASGVNMKSNNKEQKPTNEEDNAQQADVLCDEINQTQNQGEDPLSTSSTSTSSTTSSSSSSSSETNSSSSSSSSDSSSDDSNDGDEFNKSDKHLTKKIKLEEDLTSISSPVVDNNSKGMETITTKSPIVEREPRTPSPSPLQKNLFITQTPPTPISQKSTPKSDVAKDFKKLKNLEANLSRIQMMRANYDSNDEISEELHKMEMLFLQEKKIILQKYAKNTAAAEKPTTTVAAKTVGEFVPALPTSDFDLLPPPPPPEEPNKIFDANREAIKLTISPMKLPSKPAIFNVALNEETEKKPLEDKDEIDFTEKLVKPVKEVAIVKPMMETKESKESRTRDSHRHRRSPVYAGSRERPRSPSNYRERNRRSSSRNRFSPQRRGRGRSLSISPPRRGMGGGIRHGSPPRRGAAGGRFRVSNRRSRSRSPLRQFGNRRAKEGSPFRRKRGQQQDLQPHYKKFARHRGSRSRSPQARPRSPRTPPPRRRSYSPDPYSRSPLPFKPPSPPMRRSMSPADSPSSARRSRSPASPRRPRSPRSPRSPQSPLSPRSPRSPRSPDSPPSHRYDDHRYRRDNSFERHSSISPHPQYYGSDSLASGVSSQASSYYYNVSPNRISLDARINIVLNAPGTGSDTPPAGYEGYTNYAQYGGAAYMSIPPQPMTDPANNMGYYPNPYVPIMPSTHESHHGITQPTPHNLQHATQPHHPNMPPHLQQQPHSPAYSNIPTINSGVAGPSSPLPPNNFYYNDFNMSHQPSNPVLKELPKAPVAVQKGNVLEIVPSNVETAQSPLQSQKLKTSPNLADSIKSHIDKISSTISWKDEVNNRHVKSAVMKLNRGGENVMRSILKRSEVAEKTDKLEKKKVYFEDGIYPSRDSDDEDRKLIEYKIRKKVLRLRKKRGIDVPAARELGEDKLKLKLRKPKIDAALEKLPPPPPPTTMPPANLEQPIYLRPPTPVPLVYFHFDSVVHSMYVSQLEKPIPPRLLNPKCVPPGAGTPAAGIVTTANIAANRSPNLNLQGSAAATKKELTTLAALNRVGRNENAQNSPKMLADPKRESPNSQQSPLMTLNKPSSLHFAPTQTSPQMSPLHGPAIRHPPSPIGFVGMRINNFMRLPPSPLTRASTVPPHMQNPPPNMANLPHGMSGMRHPQYNMPPPNLMPPGMTADNSYNTHGGGSPYAAMPQPPPGFHGGYGQRPMNSGFFMGPAAAHTMHPPPPMPGNSHSKDKEHMLHHQHQHHQQQQHQHHHNLHPHAQLHPQQHHHPHHQQHKPPPPLPPPTLGSSVVAASPQAMIAPYNVKKTVN, encoded by the exons aTGACGGAATCGGTCACAAAAGATTTCGACAGCGTTTTTGTAGAGAATGCAGCAGAAGTGGCCGCCGACACTAATATCAGCAGCAGTGCGGTCGATTTGGAGGTCGTGAATGTGGTGGCCGCTGGCAATAACGGAAAAAACGACATTAAAGTGTCTGAAGAGGGTGTTGTCAAATTGTCATTTGGTTTTTTAGACGATATGCAAGGTGGCGACAGTAGTTTAGAACCGGGAGAGGTAAAAACTCCTCCCCCTGGATCTAGTCCAGCCACGGTTAAGGAACATACACCTTCACGGTTGGCCCAGGAACGACCAGAACCACCGACCAAACAATTAGCCAAGGATACTTTAgctaaagctttaaaaactGTATCACAATTGGAGGCGGAAGCTTGTGAGGAAAAAGTACGTGCAATTTTAGAATTAGATGCAAAGAGGCGTAAAGAGGAGGTAGAAAAACGTAAATTGGAGGCTGAAAAGCGTAGGCAATCAGGAGAAACTGATTTGGAATTAGAGCGTAAGCGTAGAGCTAAAGAAGAGCGTAAGaaactaaagaaattaaaaaagg CCCAAAAGGCAGCAGATAAGGCTTTAATAAGCGGCGATGAAGATAATACTGAAACAGCTCAAAGTAAAAAGCGTAAAATGAAAAAGGCCACTGAATCGGAAGAAAGCGAAGGTTTATGTTCTTCCGGTGCTGAAGATGATGATGAGCATGTTAGCGAAAAACAGGGCAATATATTAAATTCTGCCATTGCCATACCTTCTATGCCAGCAACACGTTATCCACCACATTTGCCGCCTCCTCATATTTTAACCGAAGCATTTATGGGTGGTTTTCGTCCGATGAATCCTTTTATGCGTGGTCCCCGTCCTGACTTTTCGCATGGTCGTGGTGGTGGTTTTATACCAAGAGGTCGTGGTGGTATGCGTGGTGGTCGCATGCCCTTTCAAGGTTTTCGTCCACCCTTTTTTGCAGGCGTTGGTAATAGTGGTGGTGCAGCTCCTAAATTTAATGTTCCTCATGGTTCGCATGGTCTTCAgcaacgtcatcatcatcaccaccatACTCCGCCACCTAATCGTGGTCATTCACCTATACTGCCACCATCTTCGGATTTACT ATGGACAAAATGTAAACCAACCTTATCGTATgcatttaaatacaacaaattccATAACGCTCATTCAGACACAAAACCACACAGTTCAAATCGAGAGCCATCAGAAGAAGATTGGAATGATGACAGTCCAAGAGCTGATAATGAGCAAAAacaagatgatgatgattataaaCATAATCAACATGAACAAATACGTAAAAAAGACAAAAAGCACAAATCACTCtcgaaagaaaagaaaaaatcgaaaaaacataaaacaaaagaagCTAAGAAATCAAAAAGGCATCGAAAATCCCTGTCCACTTCATCGCTAACAGcaaaacataagaaaaaatcaaataaatcgagtagaagaaaaattgaaaaaatacgtAAATCCTATGGATCATCGAATAGATCAACACCcacacagcagcagcaacaagaaCATTCTTCAGAAGATACAGAAACAACAAATGTGAACTTGAGGGATAAGTTAGAGAAAGAGCAGTATCCAGAGAAAACCCTGGAAGAAAAAATGCCCAATGAAGAAGAAATACGTAATAAagtggaaaatattaaaaaagaaaaaatagaaaccactgaattaaaaatagaaGATTTAACTCTAAAGGTAAAACCTTTAATTATAAAAGTGGAACCTACAGAGGAAGGAGTGGAAAAAGTACTAGAGAAAGCAAAAGAAAGCCAGGTGGCTAACAAAAGTGATTTGCCAGCAGCCTTCGATATATTTGCTGAATCACCCCCGCATACTCCTGGTATTTcgatattaaacaaaaaaccaacccAAAAGAAACCAGCAGAAGAGGGTAATGTTACTCCACCCTTGCCGTCCTTAAgtgaaaataaattgcaaaaatcttCCTCATTACAAAATGCTTTAGAAATACAAAAACGTATAGATAAACTATTACAACAAGATGATATCAAATTGGAGGCCATAGAAGCGGCTAAAGAAATGTTAAtgaagaaaacacaaaaatatcaaaGTACAAAGGAAAAATCAACACCCGAAAGGGAATTAAACAAAGTCATGGAACAAAAAACCGTAGaagaaactaataaaataaagataacaacaacaattcaaaAGGAGGAGAGTTCAACAGCAAAAGAAAAACCCAAGGCCTATAAGGATAAGGAACCTATTAAAACATCCAAAGATCTTgataaagaaaaagagaaacCCCGAGATTCTTCTAAGCAGGGAGAGGGAAAGGATGTTAAACATAAGGACAAATCAACAATTTCTTCTAAAGACAAATCCAAAGAAGAGAAGAAAGATGAGAAGAAAACCAAAAGCTATGATAAAGACAAGCATCATAGTGAAAAGGATTATGAGAAAGATAAAACACGCAAAGAAGTTTCCTCAACATATCGTAATCCCTTCAAAAGATCCATATCACGTGATAGATTCTTTGGCAAAATTGATTCGCGACGCCGTACACGCACCCATAGTCGTGAACGTGATTTTACAGCGAAACGACGTCTTTCTAAGGATCACAAACGAGGCGATAGTTCTGGTTACAGTTCAAGTAGAATATCTTCTAAACGTCGCATAAGTGCCAGTAGTTCAGTCTCAATTATACTCAATCGTTCAAAATCAGGCGAACGGGATGTAAAAGGATCTTTAGATTCGCTAAACTCTAAGGATCGAGAACGTAAAGATAAAAAGAGAGAAAAGACACCAGaactaaaaactaaacgtaAACGTTCTTTATCGCCTAAACGTAAAAATGACAAAGAAAAAGATAGTACAGCAAAAAGTAACCAAAATGATAAAACTGTTACAGTAGATGGGAAATCAACAACGCCACCACCTAAATCAAATAAAAGCCAGGATAGGGGTCAAGATAAAGCTGCCCTAAAAGAAACTAAGAAATCTAAATCACCTGTTAAGCCGGCCGCCAAAAAGAGACCACTTTCATTTACCCAAACTGAATTTCTGTTTCCAGAAGAAGGCAATGAAGACGATTTCATTTTGGGCGATGATGACGAGACCAATGATTCATTTAAAAACCTTAAATCACCTAGTGACAAGGAGGATAGTCCCGACACCGATGATTATATGGATAATTGGGAAAATGATGAAGATGTTGATCTTGATATGAATTCAAATATGCCCACTGATATGTCTACACCAAGAAAATCCTCACCCGATATAACAGAAGAGGATTCATTTGTTACACGTTACGTTAATCCCAGTCCACCGAAGGAgttattgcaaaaacaaaatgaaacggAGACAAAAACTAAAGAAAGTGAACAGAAAATTGAAGTCGATACACTGCCTTTGACACCGCCATTGGACTTGCTGAAAAAACCTGCAGTAGATTTAGAACATAAAGAGTTACAAGAGGAGAATAGCAAACAAGCTAAAGACAGTCTTGAGGCTAAAAAACCTGAACTGTTTGGCATGCAGGAATTATATgatcaatttataaaaagtgtAGAGGCTTCTGGAGTCAACATGAAATCGaataataaagaacaaaaacctACAAATGAGGAGGATAATGCGCAACAAGCAGACGTTTTATGTGATGAAATAAATCAAACACAAAATCAAGGTGAAGATCCTTTATCTACGTCATCCACctcaacatcatcaacaacttCCTCTTCTTCTTCATCATCGTCGGAAACAAATTCTTCTTCAAGCTCATCTTCATCAGATTCTTCATCGGATGACAGCAATGATGGTGATGAGTTTAACAAGTCtgataaacatttaacaaagaaaattaaacttgAGGAAGATTTAACATCTATAAGTTCTCCAGTTGTGGATAACAACTCCAAAGGTATGGAAACCATTACCACGAAATCTCCCATAGTTGAAAGGGAACCTCGAACACCGTCTCCTTCGCCTCTACAAAAGAATTTGTTTATAACACAAACTCCACCAACACCCATCTCTCAAAAATCAACTCCTAAATCAGATGTTGCCAAAGatttcaaaaaactaaaaaatctgGAAGCGAACTTATCGCGCATACAAATGATGAGGGCCAATTATGATTCCAATGATGAAATCAGTGAGGAATTGCATAAAATGGAAATGTTATTCTTGCaagaaaagaaaatcattttacAGAAATACGCCAAGAATACGGCAGCCGCTGAAAAGCCCACAACTACTGTTGCTGCAAAAACAGTCGGAGAGTTTGTGCCCGCTTTACCGACCAGTGATTTTGATCTACTGCCACCTCCGCCACCTCCCGAAGAacccaataaaatatttgatgcTAATCGTGAAGCCATTAAATTGACAATTTCTCCCATGAAATTACCCTCTAAACCAGCCATATTTAATGTAGCGCTAAATGAGGAAACGGAAAAGAAGCCATTGGAGGATAAAGATGAAATAGATTTCACTGAAAAGCTAGTTAAACCAGTCAAAGAAGTGGCCATAGTTAAGCCCATGATGGAAACTAAAGAGTCAAAGGAATCACGCACTAGAGATTCTCATCGTCATAGACGTTCACCGGTGTATGCAGGCAGTCGTGAGAGGCCAAGATCACCCAGCAATTACAGAGAACGCAATCGCAGATCGTCTTCTAGAAATCGTTTTAGTCCTCAGCGTAGAGGCCGTGGCAGATCTTTATCGATAAGTCCTCCACGTAGGGGAATGGGTGGTGGTATACGTCATGGTTCACCGCCCCGAAGAGGAGCTGCTGGTGGCAGATTTCGTGTTTCTAATAGGAGATCTCGTTCTCGCAGTCCTTTGCGTCAATTTGGCAACAGGCGTGCTAAAGAGGGAAGCCCTTTCCGCCGCAAGCGAGGACAGCAGCAGGATTTGCAACCGCATTACAAAAAGTTTGCACGTCATCGTGGTTCACGCTCCAGATCACCACAAGCAAGACCTAGATCTCCCAGAACTCCGCCACCAAGAAGACGTTCCTACAGTCCAGATCCTTACTCAAGATCACCGCTGCCATTTAAACCACCTTCACCGCCCATGCGTCGTAGTATGTCTCCAGCGGATTCACCTAGTTCCGCAAGACGTTCACGATCTCCAGCTTCACCGCGCAGACCGAGATCTCCACGTTCTCCTCGTTCACCACAATCTCCCTTATCACCACGTTCACCCCGATCGCCAAGATCTCCCGATTCTCCACCCTCGCATAGATATGATGATCATAGATATAGACGTGATAATAGTTTTGAAAGACACTCTTCCATTTCACCACATCCCCAGTACTATGGATCAGACTCTTTGGCGTCGGGTGTATCATCACAAGCTTCATCGTACTATTACAATGTTTCACCAAATCGCATATCATTGGATGCACGCATAAATATTGTACTCAATGCACCGGGTACTGGGAGCGATACACCACCAGCTGGTTATGAAGGTTACACAAACTATGCTCAATATGGTGGTGCAGCTTATATGTCTATACCACCACAACCCATGACAGATCCAGCTAATAATATGGGTTATTATCCAAATCCATATGTACCAATCATGCCATCAACACACGAGTCACATCATGGTATAACACAACCCACCCCCCATAACCTACAACATGCCACTCAGCCCCATCATCCCAACATGCCACCACATCTACAGCAACAGCCACATTCTCCTGCTTACTCcaatatacccaccataaaTAGTGGTGTGGCAGGACCGTCATCACCACTGCCAccgaacaatttttattataatgatttCAATATGTCGCATCAACCCAGCAATCCAGTGCTCAAAGAATTACCAAAAGCTCCTGTGGCTGTCCAAAAGGGTAATGTTTTGGAAATTGTACCCTCAAATGTGGAAACTGCTCAATCTCCTCTACAAagtcaaaaattgaaaacttcaCCAAATTTGGCTGACAGTATTAAAAGTCATATTGATAAAATTTCCTCTACAATATCCTGGAAAGATGAAGTCAATAATCGTCATGTTAAGTCAGCCGTAATGAAACTAAATCGTGGCGGTGAAAATGTAATGAGAAGCATTTTAAAACGTTCCGAGGTAGCGGAGAAAACCGA CAAACTTGAAAAGAAGAAGGTCTACTTTGAAGATGGCATTTATCCCAGTCGTGATAGTGATGATGAAGATCGCAAACttattgaatataaaatacGCAAAAAAGTATTACGTCTGCGTAAAAAGCGAGGCATTGATGTGCCGGCCGCACGTGAGCTAGGAGAAGATAAGCTTAAACTTAAGCTACGCAAACCGAAAATAGATGCAGCTTTAGAAAAattaccaccaccaccaccgcccACCACAATGCCACCGGCAAATCTAGAGCAACCCATATATTTAAGGCCACCAACTCCAGTACCTTTGGTTTATTTCCATTTCGATTCGGTGGTTCACTCAATGTATGTTTCACAATTGGAGAAACCCATACCACCCAGACTGTTAAATCCAAAATGTGTACCACCCGGAGCTGGTACCCCTGCAGCAGGTATTGTGACTACAGCGAATATTGCTGCCAATCGTTCGCCTAATCTTAATTTGCAAGGTAGTGCAGCAGCTACTAAAAAGGAATTAACTACATTGGCAGCTTTAAATCGTGTGGGTAGAAATGAAAATGCCCagaattcacccaaaatgttggCAGATCCTAAAAGAGAAAGTCCAAACTCACAGCAATCACCCTTAATGACGTTAAATAAACCCAGCAGTTTACATTTTGCACCCACTCAAACATCACCACAAATGTCTCCTTTACATGGACCGGCCATAAGACATCCGCCTTCACCTATAGGTTTTGTGGGTATGCGTATTAATAATTTCATGCGTCTACCACCTTCACCCTTAACTAGAGCCAGCACAGTACCGCCTCATATGCAAAACCCACCACCAAATATGGCAAATTTACCGCACGGCATGTCGGGCATGAGACATCCACAATATAATATGCCACCACCAAATTTAATGCCTCCAGGTATGACGGCCGATAATAGCTATAATACACATGGAGGTGGTTCACCTTATGCAGCTATGCCACAGCCACCACCTGGTTTTCATGGTGGCTATGGTCAAAGGCCCATGAATAGCGGCTTCTTTATGGGTCCTGCTGCAGCACACACCATGCATCCACCACCGCCAATGCCGGGTAATTCACATTCTAAGGATAAAGAGCACATGTTACATCATCAGCACCAACATCACcagcagcaacagcatcaacatcatcataatCTTCACCCGCATGCGCAATTGCAtccacaacaacatcatcatcctcatcatcagcaacataaacCTCCGCCTCCTCTGCCGCCGCCGACTTTAGGTAGTAGTGTGGTTGCTGCTAGTCCCCAGGCCATGATAGCCCCCTATAATGTGAAAAAGACtgttaattga